One stretch of Pseudomonas azotoformans DNA includes these proteins:
- the tatC gene encoding twin-arginine translocase subunit TatC: MSADKPENDQHMPLVSHLTELRTRLLRCVAAIFIIFAGLFAFTQQIYTFVSTPLRQYLPAGATMIATDVSSPFLTPLKLTMMVSLFLAIPVILHQIWGFIAPGLYKHEKRIAVPLLVSSILLFYTGMAFAYFLVFPLIFKFFAAATPAGVEMMTDITSYLDFVMTLFFAFGVAFEIPVAVVLLVWIGVVNVAYLKKIRPYVIIGCFVVGMILTPPDIFSQTLLAVPMWMLFEIGILFSSLISKRGEHPDDQRDDDQPPATQP, encoded by the coding sequence ATGAGCGCTGATAAACCGGAAAACGACCAGCACATGCCGCTGGTCTCGCACCTCACCGAGTTGCGTACCCGCCTGCTGCGGTGCGTAGCGGCCATCTTCATCATCTTTGCCGGGCTGTTTGCCTTTACCCAGCAGATCTACACCTTCGTCTCCACGCCGCTGCGCCAGTACCTGCCGGCCGGCGCGACGATGATCGCCACCGACGTGTCGTCGCCGTTCCTCACGCCGCTGAAGCTGACCATGATGGTCTCGCTGTTCCTGGCGATCCCGGTGATCCTGCACCAGATCTGGGGTTTCATCGCACCGGGCCTGTACAAGCACGAAAAGCGTATCGCCGTGCCGCTGCTGGTGTCGAGCATCCTGCTGTTCTACACCGGCATGGCGTTCGCCTACTTCCTGGTGTTCCCGCTGATCTTCAAGTTCTTCGCCGCCGCCACCCCGGCCGGCGTGGAAATGATGACCGACATCACCAGCTACCTCGACTTCGTGATGACGCTGTTCTTCGCCTTTGGCGTGGCCTTCGAAATCCCGGTGGCCGTGGTGCTGCTGGTATGGATCGGCGTGGTCAACGTGGCGTACCTGAAGAAGATCCGCCCCTACGTGATCATCGGCTGCTTCGTGGTCGGCATGATCCTCACGCCGCCGGACATTTTCTCCCAGACCCTGCTGGCCGTGCCGATGTGGATGCTGTTCGAGATCGGCATCCTGTTCAGCAGCCTGATCAGCAAGCGCGGCGAACACCCGGATGACCAGCGCGACGACGACCAGCCGCCAGCGACCCAGCCGTGA
- a CDS encoding fimbrial protein, with translation MKHSITFISILLALGMPIAAHAACDRYPNMQHSVTFPNSTIPVPESLGVGQLITSQTFAGPYPTFYMWCPTATPTFLTGRFTSAQSAPGGLIYHTNVPGIGMRVMVTLTSGAPYSAKLKTESLVSAPGRILWGATRLVAEFYKLGPVTTGTLPSGEIQHNNWDGGKGHYRMVLNNSIRFVNPASTCDLAAGDVNRTIPLPTVRVSAFNNADSAGASNFELTATCSNASSVTFRFTGAPAPGNASLFSNTGTAGGVALWLYSRTGGANQTISNNGTRTVAVSGNRAVLPLGAAYHKNGTVRQGTLATTTTVNITYN, from the coding sequence ATGAAACACTCCATCACATTCATTTCGATACTGCTGGCCCTGGGCATGCCGATTGCCGCCCATGCGGCGTGCGATCGGTACCCGAACATGCAACACAGCGTGACCTTTCCCAACAGCACTATCCCCGTGCCGGAAAGTCTTGGCGTAGGCCAACTGATCACCAGCCAGACCTTCGCAGGGCCTTATCCGACGTTCTACATGTGGTGCCCCACCGCGACACCGACGTTTCTCACCGGGCGATTTACATCAGCCCAATCGGCGCCGGGCGGGCTGATTTACCACACCAATGTTCCCGGTATCGGCATGCGTGTCATGGTCACGTTGACTTCCGGTGCGCCCTACTCCGCGAAACTCAAGACTGAAAGCCTCGTATCGGCCCCTGGGCGAATCCTCTGGGGGGCGACAAGGTTGGTGGCGGAGTTTTACAAGTTGGGCCCGGTCACCACCGGCACCCTGCCCAGCGGCGAGATCCAGCACAACAATTGGGATGGCGGCAAGGGCCATTACCGGATGGTATTGAACAACTCCATCCGCTTTGTGAACCCGGCCTCCACCTGCGACCTGGCTGCAGGCGACGTCAACCGCACTATCCCTTTGCCGACCGTGCGAGTGAGCGCGTTCAACAATGCCGACAGCGCAGGCGCGAGCAATTTCGAGCTGACCGCCACGTGCAGCAATGCGTCCAGCGTCACCTTCCGCTTTACGGGCGCTCCTGCCCCCGGGAACGCCTCGCTCTTCAGCAATACCGGCACTGCCGGCGGTGTGGCCCTGTGGCTGTACTCCCGCACCGGCGGAGCAAACCAGACCATCAGTAACAACGGTACGCGTACGGTCGCCGTCTCCGGCAATCGCGCAGTCTTGCCGCTGGGCGCGGCTTATCACAAAAACGGCACGGTTCGCCAAGGCACGCTCGCCACTACCACCACCGTCAACATCACTTACAACTGA
- a CDS encoding phasin family protein, which produces MAVKKTTQKEGSSWVGEVEKYSRKIWLAGLGVYSKVSSDGGKYFETLVKDGEKAEKLTKTTVGKKVEAAKATAGSAKSSIADTWEKLEQTFDKRLASAVSRLGVPSKAELKTLHSKVDTLTKQIEKLTGAKVAPVKAAAAKPAAKPAAKTAAAKPAAKPAAKPLVKAAAKPAAKPAAKAAAKPAAKPAAKTAAAKPAAKPAAKPVAAKAAAKPAAKPAAKPAAKAAAKPAAKPAAKTAAAKPAAAKPAAKPAAAKPAVKPAAKPAAKPAAAKKPAVAKKPAAVKPATAPVASTANSVSAPTPAPATPTATPATPTPSSQS; this is translated from the coding sequence ATGGCTGTTAAAAAGACTACTCAGAAAGAAGGCAGCTCGTGGGTCGGGGAAGTTGAAAAATATTCCCGTAAGATCTGGCTTGCTGGTTTAGGCGTGTACTCGAAGGTTAGCAGTGACGGCGGCAAATACTTCGAGACTTTGGTCAAGGACGGCGAGAAGGCCGAGAAGTTGACCAAAACCACGGTTGGAAAAAAAGTTGAAGCGGCCAAGGCAACTGCCGGCTCCGCCAAATCCAGCATTGCTGACACTTGGGAGAAGTTGGAACAGACTTTCGACAAGCGTCTCGCCAGTGCTGTTTCGCGACTGGGCGTGCCGAGCAAAGCTGAACTGAAAACGCTGCACAGCAAGGTCGATACCCTGACCAAGCAAATTGAAAAGCTGACGGGCGCTAAAGTGGCTCCCGTGAAAGCGGCCGCTGCAAAACCGGCTGCCAAGCCGGCGGCTAAAACTGCTGCGGCCAAACCCGCTGCGAAACCTGCGGCCAAGCCTCTGGTAAAAGCCGCCGCCAAGCCGGCGGCAAAACCTGCGGCTAAAGCTGCTGCCAAGCCAGCCGCCAAGCCAGCCGCCAAGACCGCAGCCGCAAAACCGGCCGCCAAGCCTGCCGCTAAACCAGTGGCCGCCAAGGCTGCTGCCAAGCCGGCCGCTAAACCTGCTGCAAAACCAGCGGCCAAAGCCGCGGCAAAACCGGCTGCCAAACCAGCCGCTAAAACCGCAGCCGCCAAGCCTGCTGCTGCGAAACCTGCCGCCAAGCCAGCCGCTGCAAAACCAGCAGTCAAACCCGCTGCCAAGCCTGCGGCCAAACCCGCCGCCGCGAAGAAGCCTGCGGTTGCGAAAAAACCAGCCGCAGTGAAGCCTGCGACAGCGCCAGTCGCCTCGACAGCCAACTCGGTGTCCGCGCCAACGCCAGCACCTGCTACCCCGACTGCAACGCCGGCAACACCGACGCCATCCAGTCAGTCCTGA
- a CDS encoding polyhydroxyalkanoic acid system family protein: MARITVERAHSLGKEGARAKADKLAHKLKEQYGLEPSWSGDTLNLKRSGVKGTVLVADDSLRIDVELGLLMSAMSGTIKSEIEKALDKALA, encoded by the coding sequence ATGGCCCGTATAACTGTTGAGCGTGCACATTCCCTGGGTAAAGAGGGCGCGCGGGCAAAGGCCGACAAGTTGGCGCACAAACTCAAGGAGCAATACGGCCTGGAGCCGTCGTGGTCCGGCGATACCTTGAACCTCAAGCGTTCGGGGGTTAAAGGCACGGTGTTAGTCGCCGATGATTCGCTGCGTATTGATGTGGAGCTGGGTCTGTTGATGTCAGCCATGAGTGGCACCATCAAGTCTGAAATCGAAAAGGCGTTGGACAAGGCGTTGGCGTGA
- the hisI gene encoding phosphoribosyl-AMP cyclohydrolase: MKDWLDEIKWDSDGLVPAIAQDYKTGRVLMMAWMNREALSLTATEQRAIYWSRSRGKLWRKGEESGHVQTLHEMRIDCDADVVILMVEQIGDIACHTGRHSCFYRVFENGEWKVVEPVLKDPHAIYSAGH; the protein is encoded by the coding sequence ATGAAAGACTGGCTGGACGAGATCAAGTGGGACAGTGACGGCCTGGTGCCGGCCATTGCCCAGGACTACAAGACCGGGCGCGTATTGATGATGGCCTGGATGAACCGCGAGGCCCTGAGCCTCACCGCCACTGAGCAGCGCGCCATCTACTGGTCACGCTCGCGTGGCAAACTGTGGCGCAAGGGCGAAGAGTCCGGGCACGTGCAGACCCTGCACGAGATGCGCATCGACTGCGACGCCGACGTGGTGATCCTGATGGTCGAGCAGATCGGCGACATCGCCTGCCACACCGGCCGTCACAGCTGCTTCTATCGCGTGTTCGAGAACGGCGAATGGAAAGTTGTAGAACCGGTGCTCAAAGACCCGCACGCCATCTACTCGGCAGGACACTAG
- a CDS encoding phosphoribosyl-ATP diphosphatase, whose protein sequence is MSDTLNRVAQVLEDRKGADADSSYVASLYHKGLNKILEKLGEESIETIIAAKDAQLSGDYSDVIYETADLWFHSLVMLAQLGQHPQAVLDELDRRFGLSGHAEKASRPSA, encoded by the coding sequence ATGAGCGATACCCTGAACCGCGTGGCCCAGGTGCTGGAAGACCGCAAAGGCGCGGACGCCGACAGCTCCTATGTCGCCAGCCTGTACCACAAGGGCCTGAACAAGATTCTGGAAAAACTCGGCGAAGAGTCCATCGAGACCATCATCGCCGCCAAGGACGCGCAGCTCAGCGGCGATTACAGCGATGTCATCTACGAGACCGCCGACTTGTGGTTCCATAGCCTGGTCATGCTCGCCCAACTGGGGCAGCACCCACAGGCTGTGCTGGATGAACTGGACCGTCGCTTCGGCTTGTCCGGGCACGCCGAGAAGGCCTCGCGCCCGTCCGCCTGA
- the ubiB gene encoding ubiquinone biosynthesis regulatory protein kinase UbiB, producing MKLLAVRRLFRIQRVVIRYRLDDLLFALPLPWFLLAVRYVLPWRWFPRKQLELSRGARLRLALQDLGPIFIKFGQILSTRRDLLPEDIADELMLLQDRVPPFDSQQSMKLIEEQLGQKISDVFSRFDVDPLASASVAQVHAAQLKTGEEVVVKVIRPGLKPIIGQDLAWLFILARAAERFSADARLLHPVDVVADYEKTIYDELDLLREAANASQLKRNFEGSPLLYVPQVYWDWCRPKVLVMERIYGVQVTDLATLADQRTDMKMLAERGVEIFFTQVFRDSFFHADMHPGNIFVSTVNPWSPQYIAIDCGIVGSLTPEDQDYLARNLFAFFKRDYRRVAQLHIDSGWVPAETKLNEFEAAIRTVCEPIFEKPLKDISFGQVLMRLFQTARRFNMEVQPQLVLLQKTLLNIEGLGRQLYPDLDLWNTAQPFLERWMRERMSPKTVLGNLHSQMEQLPHLANMTRDLLERMSQPHAKDPAPPWHKRKDDWFLRLLGAAHLVGGVMLAIGGPLNQLGHWPAGIMIAVGVYLIVRR from the coding sequence ATGAAGCTGCTCGCCGTCCGCCGTTTGTTTCGTATCCAGCGCGTCGTAATCCGCTACCGCCTCGATGACCTGCTGTTCGCCCTGCCGCTGCCGTGGTTCCTGCTTGCCGTGCGCTATGTGCTGCCGTGGCGCTGGTTCCCGCGCAAACAGCTGGAGCTCAGCCGTGGCGCGCGCCTGCGCCTGGCGTTGCAGGACCTGGGGCCGATCTTCATCAAGTTCGGGCAGATCCTCTCGACCCGCCGCGACCTGCTGCCCGAGGACATCGCCGACGAGCTGATGCTGTTGCAGGACCGCGTGCCACCGTTCGACTCCCAGCAATCGATGAAGCTCATCGAAGAACAACTGGGCCAGAAGATCAGCGACGTGTTCAGCCGCTTCGACGTCGACCCGCTGGCCTCGGCCTCGGTCGCTCAGGTGCACGCGGCGCAGCTCAAGACCGGCGAAGAAGTGGTGGTGAAAGTGATCCGCCCAGGCCTCAAGCCGATCATCGGCCAAGACCTGGCGTGGCTGTTCATCCTCGCCCGCGCTGCCGAACGTTTCAGCGCCGATGCACGCCTGCTGCACCCGGTGGACGTGGTCGCCGACTACGAAAAAACCATCTACGACGAACTCGACCTGCTGCGTGAAGCGGCCAACGCCAGCCAGCTCAAGCGCAACTTCGAAGGCTCGCCGCTGCTGTACGTGCCGCAAGTGTATTGGGACTGGTGCCGCCCCAAAGTGCTGGTGATGGAGCGCATCTACGGCGTGCAGGTCACCGACCTCGCCACCCTGGCCGACCAGCGCACCGACATGAAGATGCTCGCCGAGCGCGGCGTAGAGATCTTCTTCACCCAGGTGTTCCGCGACAGTTTCTTTCACGCCGACATGCACCCGGGCAATATCTTCGTCAGCACCGTCAACCCGTGGAGCCCGCAGTACATCGCGATCGACTGCGGTATCGTCGGCAGCCTCACCCCGGAAGACCAGGATTACCTGGCGCGCAACCTGTTCGCCTTCTTCAAGCGCGACTACCGCCGCGTGGCGCAATTGCACATCGACTCAGGTTGGGTACCGGCGGAAACCAAGCTCAATGAATTCGAAGCGGCGATCCGCACGGTGTGCGAGCCGATCTTCGAAAAACCGTTAAAAGATATTTCCTTCGGTCAGGTACTGATGCGCCTGTTCCAGACTGCGCGGCGCTTCAATATGGAAGTGCAGCCGCAGCTGGTACTGCTGCAAAAAACCCTGCTGAACATCGAAGGCCTGGGCCGCCAGCTGTACCCGGACCTCGACCTGTGGAACACCGCGCAACCGTTCCTCGAACGCTGGATGCGCGAGCGGATGAGCCCGAAAACCGTGCTGGGCAACCTGCACAGCCAGATGGAACAACTGCCGCACCTGGCCAACATGACCCGCGACCTGTTGGAGCGCATGTCCCAGCCCCACGCCAAGGACCCGGCGCCGCCGTGGCACAAGCGCAAGGACGACTGGTTCCTGCGCCTGCTGGGCGCCGCGCACCTGGTCGGCGGCGTGATGCTGGCCATCGGTGGCCCGCTGAACCAACTGGGCCACTGGCCGGCCGGCATCATGATCGCCGTGGGCGTTTATCTGATCGTGCGTCGATAG
- a CDS encoding fimbrial protein, which translates to MPIAAQATCPRYQNDTLTLNLPATIPVPDSLPVNGVIIRQAFNGAAPGWNTFCVLATRWVNGRYPNNHNQGVHPTEVPGVGVAVRMTMNGLGSALFTLHNLPQALVTGPVSSFTSAEATFYKIGPVTTGTVPPGYFFEQKWLKTSSTFRLQMGSAVRFVRPAATCDLATGDVNRTIPLPTVRVSAFNNANSAGASNFELSATCSNASSVTFRFTGAPAPGNASLFNNTGSAGGIALWLYSRTGGANQTISNNGTRTVAVSGNRAVLPLGAAYYKNGTVRQGTLASTTTVNITYN; encoded by the coding sequence ATGCCAATCGCCGCCCAAGCGACTTGCCCCAGGTATCAGAACGACACACTGACCCTCAATCTGCCGGCGACTATCCCTGTACCTGACAGCCTGCCTGTCAACGGTGTGATCATTCGCCAGGCATTCAACGGTGCGGCTCCCGGCTGGAACACCTTTTGCGTACTGGCCACCCGATGGGTCAACGGGCGCTACCCGAATAATCATAACCAGGGTGTCCACCCCACTGAGGTTCCAGGCGTTGGTGTGGCCGTTCGGATGACAATGAATGGTTTAGGCAGTGCGCTCTTTACGCTTCATAACCTGCCTCAGGCCTTAGTTACCGGACCGGTCTCAAGCTTCACCTCGGCAGAAGCGACCTTCTACAAGATCGGTCCAGTCACCACCGGGACAGTTCCCCCTGGGTACTTCTTCGAACAAAAATGGCTTAAAACATCGAGCACTTTTCGCCTGCAAATGGGCAGCGCCGTGCGTTTTGTCAGGCCTGCCGCCACCTGCGACCTGGCGACAGGCGACGTCAACCGCACCATCCCACTGCCGACCGTGCGGGTGAGCGCGTTCAACAACGCTAACAGCGCAGGTGCGAGCAACTTCGAGCTGTCGGCCACTTGCAGCAATGCATCCAGCGTCACCTTCCGCTTTACCGGAGCACCCGCCCCTGGGAACGCCTCGCTCTTCAACAACACCGGCTCTGCCGGCGGTATCGCCCTGTGGCTGTACTCGCGCACCGGTGGGGCAAACCAGACCATCAGCAACAACGGTACACGTACGGTCGCCGTCTCCGGTAATCGCGCGGTCTTGCCGCTGGGCGCGGCCTATTACAAAAACGGCACGGTTCGCCAAGGCACGCTCGCCAGCACCACCACCGTCAACATCACCTACAACTGA
- the ubiE gene encoding bifunctional demethylmenaquinone methyltransferase/2-methoxy-6-polyprenyl-1,4-benzoquinol methylase UbiE — MTDQRKGSDAEPTTHFGFKNVPESQKAEKVAEVFHSVAAKYDLMNDVLSGGMHRLWKRFTIELSGVRTGNRVLDIAGGTGDLAAKFSKLVGPTGQVVLADINGSMLKVGRDRLLDKGVAGNIEFVQADAEKLPFPDNHFDCVTIAFGLRNVTHKEDAIRSMLRVLKPGGRLLVLEFSKPTNALMSKVYDTYSFAFMPLMGKLITNDAESYRYLAESIRMHPDQETLKSMMVEAGFDRVTYHNMTSGIVALHRGIKP, encoded by the coding sequence ATGACTGATCAGCGCAAAGGCAGCGATGCCGAACCCACCACTCACTTCGGCTTCAAGAACGTCCCGGAAAGCCAAAAGGCGGAAAAAGTCGCCGAGGTGTTCCACTCCGTCGCGGCCAAGTACGACCTGATGAATGACGTGCTGTCGGGCGGCATGCACCGCCTGTGGAAGCGCTTCACCATCGAGTTGTCGGGCGTGCGCACCGGTAACCGTGTGCTGGACATCGCCGGCGGCACAGGCGACCTGGCAGCCAAGTTCTCCAAGCTCGTCGGTCCTACCGGCCAGGTCGTGCTGGCAGACATCAATGGTTCGATGCTCAAGGTCGGTCGCGACCGCCTGCTGGACAAAGGCGTGGCCGGCAATATCGAGTTCGTCCAGGCGGATGCCGAGAAGCTGCCGTTCCCGGACAACCATTTCGATTGCGTGACCATCGCCTTTGGCCTGCGTAACGTGACCCACAAGGAAGACGCGATCCGCTCGATGCTGCGCGTACTCAAGCCGGGTGGCCGCCTGTTGGTGCTGGAATTCTCCAAGCCGACCAACGCGCTGATGTCCAAGGTCTACGACACCTACTCGTTCGCCTTCATGCCGTTGATGGGCAAGCTGATCACCAATGACGCCGAGAGCTATCGCTACTTGGCCGAATCGATCCGCATGCACCCCGACCAGGAAACCCTGAAGTCGATGATGGTAGAGGCCGGTTTCGACCGCGTGACCTACCACAATATGACCTCGGGCATCGTCGCCCTGCACCGTGGCATCAAGCCCTGA
- a CDS encoding fimbrial protein has protein sequence MKIQTLPLLLAITASLATHAVQAATTGTLRFTGQVNAGTCNLAAGDVSRSIVLPTIKISDFDNITYAGERQFDVTADCESDIRNVYFLFTGTPSGGNAGLFANTGTSKGTGLWLVHRTPSAVTIPANGTPAQRTRTVPTSNRKAVLPLSGYYAVSHTAADVTQGTLVTNVTVSITYN, from the coding sequence ATGAAGATCCAAACCCTGCCTCTCCTGCTGGCAATCACTGCAAGCCTGGCCACCCATGCGGTGCAGGCCGCGACCACCGGAACACTGAGATTCACCGGCCAGGTCAATGCGGGTACGTGCAATCTGGCGGCTGGTGATGTGAGCCGCAGCATCGTATTGCCGACCATCAAGATTTCAGACTTTGACAACATCACCTACGCCGGCGAGCGTCAGTTTGACGTTACTGCCGACTGTGAGTCCGATATCCGCAACGTGTATTTTCTATTTACGGGTACCCCTTCGGGCGGAAACGCCGGACTGTTTGCCAACACAGGCACATCCAAGGGCACAGGCTTATGGCTGGTCCATCGCACACCTTCCGCGGTGACCATCCCGGCCAACGGCACCCCCGCCCAACGTACCCGTACGGTGCCAACCAGCAACCGGAAAGCCGTGCTGCCACTGTCGGGCTACTACGCTGTCAGCCACACCGCTGCGGATGTCACCCAAGGCACGCTGGTCACCAACGTGACCGTGTCGATCACCTACAACTGA
- a CDS encoding twin-arginine translocase TatA/TatE family subunit: MGIFDWKHWIVILVVVVLVFGTKKLKNLGTDVGESIKGFRKAMNDDEKPADPAVNPVPPAQPVHPQATQPITERRTFDVQAEKVEEPTRKDS, translated from the coding sequence ATGGGCATTTTTGACTGGAAACACTGGATCGTCATTCTGGTGGTGGTGGTACTGGTATTCGGCACCAAGAAACTCAAGAACCTGGGCACCGACGTGGGCGAGTCGATCAAGGGCTTCCGTAAAGCCATGAACGACGACGAAAAGCCGGCCGACCCTGCCGTCAACCCCGTGCCTCCGGCGCAGCCTGTGCACCCGCAGGCCACCCAGCCGATCACCGAGCGTCGCACCTTCGACGTGCAGGCTGAGAAAGTCGAAGAGCCGACCCGCAAAGACTCGTGA
- a CDS encoding ubiquinone biosynthesis accessory factor UbiJ, whose product MLLAGLLASVEHGLNRVLRLDSTALARLAHLSGKVIAVDCRSPALQLFILPSDEGLMLATQWAAEADCTLRAPASSLLHLALSRNKTAILHSAEVELEGDSSVLMDLAAILQDLELDWEYELSRWIGPVATQLISGHLRSRSRWYQQGFASLNQNLAEYLSEESRTLVGEREAQARFRELDKAKIDLERLEARFERLSRSLDPSDNA is encoded by the coding sequence ATGTTGCTCGCCGGCCTTCTCGCCAGCGTTGAACACGGCCTCAACCGTGTGCTGCGCCTGGACAGCACCGCCCTGGCGCGGCTTGCGCACCTCAGCGGCAAAGTGATTGCCGTCGACTGCCGCAGCCCCGCCTTGCAGCTGTTCATCCTGCCCAGCGATGAAGGCCTGATGCTCGCGACCCAATGGGCCGCCGAAGCCGACTGCACCCTGCGGGCACCGGCATCGAGCCTGTTGCACCTGGCCCTGAGCCGCAACAAGACCGCCATTTTGCACAGCGCCGAAGTGGAGCTGGAAGGCGACAGCTCGGTGCTGATGGACCTCGCCGCCATCCTGCAGGACCTGGAACTGGACTGGGAATACGAACTGTCGCGCTGGATCGGCCCCGTCGCCACCCAGTTGATCAGCGGGCACCTGCGCAGCCGTTCGCGCTGGTACCAGCAAGGGTTCGCCAGCCTCAACCAGAACCTCGCCGAATACCTGAGCGAAGAATCGCGCACCCTGGTCGGAGAGCGGGAAGCGCAAGCGCGCTTTCGTGAACTCGACAAGGCCAAAATCGACCTGGAACGCCTCGAGGCGCGCTTCGAGCGCCTGAGCCGTTCCCTTGATCCAAGCGATAACGCATGA
- a CDS encoding 16S rRNA (uracil(1498)-N(3))-methyltransferase produces the protein MNLLLLEEADFIAVDRVVLRDRRLVHMQEVHRAAVGDSLRVGRIGGLMGNAQLLRLEAAEAELHVSFDQPPPAKLPLTLLLALPRPKMLRRVLQTVAAMGVPKVVLVNSYRVEKSFWQTPFLEPEAIREQLILGLEQARDTVLPEIIIEKRFKPFVEDRLPAMTEGTLGLVGHPGDYPACPRGLDEPVTLAIGPEGGWIPYEVDLLAKAGLQPVQLGARILRVETAVTALLARLF, from the coding sequence GTGAACCTGCTGCTGCTGGAGGAGGCCGATTTCATCGCGGTCGACCGCGTGGTGTTGCGTGATCGACGCCTGGTGCACATGCAGGAAGTCCACCGCGCCGCCGTAGGCGACAGCCTGCGCGTCGGCCGCATCGGCGGCTTGATGGGCAATGCCCAACTGCTGCGCCTGGAGGCCGCTGAAGCCGAGCTGCACGTGAGCTTCGACCAGCCGCCGCCGGCCAAACTGCCGCTGACCCTACTGCTGGCCCTGCCGCGCCCGAAGATGCTGCGCCGGGTGTTGCAGACCGTGGCGGCCATGGGCGTGCCCAAGGTGGTGCTGGTCAACAGCTACCGGGTGGAAAAGAGCTTCTGGCAAACGCCGTTCCTGGAACCCGAGGCGATTCGCGAGCAACTGATCCTCGGTCTGGAACAGGCGCGGGATACGGTGCTGCCCGAGATCATTATCGAGAAGCGCTTCAAGCCGTTCGTCGAGGACCGCCTGCCGGCGATGACTGAAGGCACCCTGGGCCTGGTCGGTCATCCTGGCGACTACCCAGCCTGCCCCCGCGGGTTGGATGAGCCGGTGACCCTGGCCATCGGCCCGGAAGGTGGCTGGATTCCCTACGAAGTGGACCTGCTGGCCAAGGCCGGTTTGCAGCCGGTGCAACTGGGCGCCCGCATCCTGCGCGTCGAAACCGCCGTCACCGCCCTGCTCGCCCGACTCTTCTAA
- the tatB gene encoding Sec-independent protein translocase protein TatB: MFGISFSELLLVGLVALLVLGPERLPGAARTAGLWIGRLKRSFNAIKQEVEREIGADEIRRQLHNEHILSLEQEARKILSPVQEPAKPVEPAVENSIAPTVEAAPVAPTAPTEPAPTPAASPAPHDPTLPPRAP; encoded by the coding sequence ATGTTTGGTATCAGCTTCTCTGAACTGCTGCTCGTCGGCCTCGTGGCCCTGCTGGTATTGGGGCCGGAACGCCTGCCCGGTGCCGCGCGCACGGCCGGCCTGTGGATCGGGCGCCTGAAACGCAGTTTCAACGCCATCAAACAGGAAGTTGAACGGGAAATCGGCGCCGACGAGATCCGCCGGCAACTGCACAACGAGCACATCCTCTCGTTGGAGCAGGAAGCCCGCAAGATTCTGTCGCCCGTGCAGGAGCCAGCCAAACCGGTGGAGCCTGCGGTTGAAAACAGCATCGCGCCCACCGTTGAAGCCGCCCCCGTGGCACCGACCGCGCCAACCGAGCCTGCGCCGACGCCTGCCGCGTCGCCCGCGCCCCATGACCCTACATTGCCGCCGCGAGCCCCATGA
- a CDS encoding phasin family protein translates to MAKVILKKKIDAQTTTLSEVKSYARKIWLAGLGAYAKVGSEGGEYFKALVKTGQHVESKGKKVAVEQLEAANSQIDQVKSNVSTVKGLVEVQLDKVEKAFDTRVASALNRIGIASKHDVETLSAKLEELTTLLERVARKH, encoded by the coding sequence ATGGCCAAAGTTATCCTGAAGAAAAAAATCGACGCCCAGACCACCACCCTGAGTGAGGTTAAGTCCTACGCCCGCAAGATTTGGTTGGCGGGTCTTGGTGCTTACGCCAAGGTCGGAAGCGAGGGCGGCGAGTACTTCAAAGCGCTGGTTAAAACGGGTCAACATGTTGAAAGCAAAGGCAAAAAAGTTGCAGTTGAACAACTTGAAGCCGCCAACAGTCAGATTGACCAAGTAAAGAGTAATGTCTCCACGGTCAAAGGTCTGGTAGAAGTTCAGCTGGATAAAGTTGAAAAAGCTTTTGATACTCGCGTTGCCAGTGCCTTGAATCGAATCGGCATTGCGTCTAAACATGACGTTGAGACACTCTCTGCTAAGCTCGAAGAGCTGACGACATTGCTAGAACGTGTCGCGCGTAAACACTAA